The Chaetodon auriga isolate fChaAug3 chromosome 22, fChaAug3.hap1, whole genome shotgun sequence genome contains a region encoding:
- the LOC143314985 gene encoding uncharacterized protein LOC143314985 isoform X5 — MEVNRGADSGSSRGNVLPVHYLRLLAPPLQLLSAAVWQVVQQGLVDHYGMLEEFVTMVTELVPELMSYSQRAQLILGLRARLVLEMCRGEHPVDMQTIQPHLDRIKAPVSTAKDHHATINQVEESEVNFVELVHSLLEDPSERKFFFQEIFPVYFGSKYDAALEMLVWEFISRLEELLPVPDFTQLAALLRDTPSFLDDCLQSFFPPEDMKAVLEHHRNLGHFEEKDPRLLPMDDCILSSLSLPPGTKLVMNNASCSPSLKDSDSPEHKENLDAPFSASSLERARQRPKDTRDSGSWQLQVRGGSTSQERKAQNTISARPCDETIDLTASNETADTDSAADDDSQSLRGGRVLRKRRLSGGVDVPAKQPAEATPFLDSSMDDENSGESPLISIWGEYTDSQEGSFPVVTDTKVPWSDEETLNLLDIWGKDSVQRALKGCLKNRHIFTQIAQKMAERGYMRTVEQCQTRIKRLKKCFRQNNKGNSRLEYKFYEQLERVLGSSAPSAVPEVTYDVEEVIDEDESQDGDEDLQFLGHTSHLEIGTRSVPWTDLETLALINTWGEDKMQQDLRGMHRTGHIFSVISNKMAAQGFSRTPEQCQTRLKRLKSTFRQCYQNNMKGREHVECKFYNELGRILVKDFTSVPQVDEMPAEPEDNDFPSFSHQDIESAVGIQEDRKKVPWSDKETIILLEIWGDPQVQQSMRRYPHNGHIFTEISEKLCANGYPRSAEQCHTRIKRLKANYRQCQENMSSCGTDRVDFKFYDLLEQILDKQPSTSSTVVTDSIEISEDSNGESVTETDGEMSMSSEKPAPSSWSDEETLALIEIWGDEDVQRALRGFVHNGHVYAEISERMQDLGYSKTSEQCRWKVKSLRNNFRQCYDKKKCGRRVDYRFYKQLEQILGQEAVSIDEYDERDEPADPDPGTDGVNTAWTEQETVALVEVWAADDVQHSLKTCVRNGHIFADISLKMAAVGYLRTAEQCHCRIKRLKKTYRRYCNSRRNGGRPAAFRYFDLLAPVLGDNSVYADVDSTAADATMQPMMDEDPDMYEQPSSNHLLADLSRKMPWSEQETRTLLEIWGEDTVQLTLKGCLKNRHVFEYISEKMSDRGFIRTTEQCYSRIKRLKYGFLHEKEDFKFFSEMDEIFRREPKVDSSVPDTSVTDELEDYTLAPGPTKASGTQWASDNSKLPWSDGETEALLDIWGSEEIQENLKGCTKNKHIFIQISEVMASQGYMRTPEQCQTRIKRLRANFRHFLQGRKGEKQECKFFDQLVQIFGSKYVINSDPLADDTADGVET, encoded by the exons ATGGAAGTGAACCGCGGGGCTGACAGTGGAAGCAGTCGAG GTAATGTTCTCCCAGTCCACTATCTACGCCTCCTGGCCCCACCCTTGCAGCTtttatcagctgcagtgtgGCAAGTAGTGCAGCAGGGACTTGTGGATCACTATGGGATGCTGGAGGAGTTTGTTACCATGGTGACCGAGCTGGTCCCAGAGCTGATGAGCTACAGTCAGAGGGCTCAGCTCATCCTGGGACTCAGGGCCAGG CTTGTCCTGGAGATGTGTCGAGGTGAGCACCCAGTGGACATGCAGACCATTCAGCCACATCTGGACAGAATTAAAGCTCCAGTAAGCACTGCCAAGGACCACCAT GCAACCATCAACCAGGTGGAGGAATCTGAGGTGAACTTTGTGGAGTTGGTGCATTCATTACTGGAGGATCCTTCTGAGAGAAAATTCTTCTTCCAG GAAATCTTCCCTGTATATTTTGGCTCAAAATATGATGCAGCCCTTGAGATGCTGGTGTGGGAGTTCATATCAagactggaggagctgctgccagTTCCAGACTTCACACAG CTGGCAGCTTTGCTCAGAGACACACCGTCATTCCTAGACGACTGTTTGCAGTCCTTTTTCCCACCAGAGGACATGAAGGCTGTACTCGAGCACCACAGAAACCTTGGCCATTTTGAAGAGAAAG aTCCTAGATTATTACCTATGGATGActgcatcctctcctccctgtctctgccTCCTGGGACCAAACTTGTCATGAACAACGCCTCTTGCTCACCCTCTCTCAAAGATTCAGACTCTCCGGAGCACAAAGAAAATCTCGACGCTCCCTTCAGCGCGAGCAGCCTGGAGAGGGCAAGACAAAGACCGAAGGACACAAGAGACTCTGGCAGCTGGCAGCTGCAGGTTAGAGGCGGGAGCACTTCTCAGGAGAGGAAAGCGCAAAACACAATTAGTGCACGGCCATGTGATGAAACCATAGACCTCACAGCGTCTAATGAGACTGCAGACACAGACTCTGCAGCCGATGACGACAGCCAAAGCTTGAGGGGAGGGCGGGTGCtcaggaagaggaggctgagcGGAGGTGTGGACGTTCCCGCAAAGCAGCCTGCGGAGGCGACACCGTTTCT GGATTCGTCCATGGATGATGAGAATTCAGGTGAATCTCCTCTAATCTCGATATGGGGAGAATATACAG ACTCTCAGGAAGGTTCTTTCCCAGTTGTAACGGACACAAAAGTTCCCTGGTCAGACGAGGAGACACTCAATCTGCTCGACATCTGGGGGAAGGACTCGGTGCAGCGGGCTTTGAAGGGCTGCCTGAAAAACCGTCACATTTTCACTCAGATCGCACAGAAGATGGCAGAGAGAGGCTACATGAGAACAGTGGAACAGTGCCAGACCAGGATCAAACGACTGAAGAAATGCTTCCGACAGAATAACAA AGGGAACTCCAGACTGGAGTATAAATTTTACGAGCAGCTGGAGCGGGTGCTCGGCTCCTCGGCCCCCTCAGCTGTACCCGAGGTCACCTACGATGTGGAGGAGGTCATCGATGAAGATGAGTCCCAAGATGGCGACGAGGACTTGCAGTTTCTTGGCCACACGAGCCATTTGGAAATCG GAACTCGCAGTGTTCCGTGGACAGACTTGGAGACGCTGGCCCTCATCAACACGTGGGGTGAAGACAAGATGCAGCAGGACCTGAGAGGAATGCACAGAACCGGACACATTTTCTCCGTCATATCCAACAAGATGGCCGCCCAGGGCTTCTCTCGAACACCAGAGCAGTGCCAAACAAGGCTTAAAAGGTTGAAGTCGACCTTCAGGCAGTGCTACCAAAACAA CATGAAGGGACGGGAGCATGTCGAGTGTAAGTTTTACAACGAACTGGGAAGAATTCTGGTGAAGGATTTCACTTCAGTGCCGCAGGTGGATGAAATGCCAGCAGAGCCTGAAGACAACgactttccctccttctcccatCAGGATATCG AGTCTGCTGTGGGCATTcaggaagacaggaagaaagTCCCCTGGTCGGACAAAGAGACCATCATCCTTCTGGAGATCTGGGGCGACCCGCAG GTCCAGCAGAGCATGAGACGTTACCCGCACAACGGTCACATCTTCACCGAGATATCAGAGAAACTCTGCGCCAACGGCTACCCCCGCAGCGCTGAGCAGTGCCACACCAGGATCAAACGGCTGAAAGCAAACTACCGGCAGTGTCAGGAAAACATGAG CTCATGTGGGACCGACAGAGTCGACTTCAAATTTTATGATCTGCTGGAACAAATCCTGGACAAGCAGCCGTCAACATCCTCCACTGTGGTCACAGACTCCATTGAAATATCAGAAGACTCCAATGGTGAATCAGTGACTGAAACag ACGGGGAAATGAGCATGTCATCAGAAAAACCAGCACCGAGCTCGTGGTCAGATGAAGAAACCCTGGCGCTTATCGAGATCTGGGGCGACGAAGACGTTCAGAGGGCGCTGAGGGGTTTTGTCCACAACGGTCACGTTTACGCCGAAATTTCGGAGAGGATGCAAGACCTCGGCTACTCGAAAACCTCGGAGCAGTGCCGCTGGAAAGTGAAATCGCTGAGGAACAACTTTCGACAGTGCTACGACAAGAAGAA GTGTGGAAGAAGAGTAGATTACAGATTCTACAAGCAGCTGGAACAAATACTTGGACAGGAGGCAGTTTCTATTGATGAGTATGATGAAAGAGACGAACCAGCAGACCCTGATCCAG GTACCGACGGCGTGAACACCGCGTGGACGGAGCAGGAGACGGTCGCTCTGGTTGAGGTGTGGGCAGCGGACGACGTGCAGCACAGCCTGAAAACCTGCGTCCGCAACGGGCACATATTCGCCGACATTTCGCTGAAAATGGCCGCCGTGGGATACCTGCGGACGGCGGAGCAGTGCCACTGCCGCATCAAGAGGTTGAAGAAGACTTACAGGCGATACTGCAACAGCCGGAG AAATGGAGGACGGCCGGCAGCGTTTCGATACTTCGACCTGCTGGCTCCGGTGCTCGGTGATAACTCTGTGTATGCTGACGTGGACAGCACCGCTGCTGACGCCACCATGCAACCCATGATGGACGAGGATCCAGACATGT ACGAGCAACCTTCATCCAACCACCTCCTGGCCGACCTGAGCAGGAAGATGCCGTGGTCGGAGCAGGAGACTCGCACCCTGCTGGAGATCTGGGGTGAAGACACCGTCCAGCTCACCCTGAAGGGCTGCCTGAAGAATCGCCACGTGTTTGAGTACATCTCTGAGAAGATGAGTGACCGAGGATTCATAAGGACCACAGAGCAGTGCTACTCCCGCATCAAGCGCCTTAAATATGGCTTCCTCCACGAAAA ggaggattttaaattcttcAGCGAGATGGACGAAATCTTCAGGAGGGAGCCGAAAGTGGACAGCTCAGTCCCAGACACGTCAGTCACAGATGAGCTGGAGGACTACACGTTAGCGCCTGGTCCGACGAAAG CCTCAGGTACCCAGTGGGCGTCTGACAACTCCAAGCTGCCCTGGAGCGACGGGGAGACCGAGGCCCTGCTGGACATATGGGGGAGCGAGGAGATCCAGGAGAACTTAAAGGGCTGCACCAAGAACAAACACATCTTCATCCAGATCTCTGAGGTCATGGCCAGCCAGGGCTACATGCGCACCCCCGAACAGTGTCAGACCAGGATAAAGAGACTGAGGGCCAATTTCCGACACTTCCTCCAAGGCAGAAA aggagagaaacaggaatGCAAGTTCTTTGACCAGTTGGTGCAGATATTTGGCAGCAAGTATGTAATAAACTCTGACCCCCTGGCTGACGATACAGCCGATGGCGTAG AGACCTGA
- the LOC143314985 gene encoding uncharacterized protein LOC143314985 isoform X4 → MEVNRGADSGSSRGNVLPVHYLRLLAPPLQLLSAAVWQVVQQGLVDHYGMLEEFVTMVTELVPELMSYSQRAQLILGLRARLVLEMCRGEHPVDMQTIQPHLDRIKAPVSTAKDHHATINQVEESEVNFVELVHSLLEDPSERKFFFQEIFPVYFGSKYDAALEMLVWEFISRLEELLPVPDFTQLAALLRDTPSFLDDCLQSFFPPEDMKAVLEHHRNLGHFEEKDPRLLPMDDCILSSLSLPPGTKLVMNNASCSPSLKDSDSPEHKENLDAPFSASSLERARQRPKDTRDSGSWQLQVRGGSTSQERKAQNTISARPCDETIDLTASNETADTDSAADDDSQSLRGGRVLRKRRLSGGVDVPAKQPAEATPFLDSSMDDENSGESPLISIWGEYTDSQEGSFPVVTDTKVPWSDEETLNLLDIWGKDSVQRALKGCLKNRHIFTQIAQKMAERGYMRTVEQCQTRIKRLKKCFRQNNKGNSRLEYKFYEQLERVLGSSAPSAVPEVTYDVEEVIDEDESQDGDEDLQFLGHTSHLEIGTRSVPWTDLETLALINTWGEDKMQQDLRGMHRTGHIFSVISNKMAAQGFSRTPEQCQTRLKRLKSTFRQCYQNNMKGREHVECKFYNELGRILVKDFTSVPQVDEMPAEPEDNDFPSFSHQDIESAVGIQEDRKKVPWSDKETIILLEIWGDPQVQQSMRRYPHNGHIFTEISEKLCANGYPRSAEQCHTRIKRLKANYRQCQENMSSCGTDRVDFKFYDLLEQILDKQPSTSSTVVTDSIEISEDSNGESVTETDGEMSMSSEKPAPSSWSDEETLALIEIWGDEDVQRALRGFVHNGHVYAEISERMQDLGYSKTSEQCRWKVKSLRNNFRQCYDKKKCGRRVDYRFYKQLEQILGQEAVSIDEYDERDEPADPDPGTDGVNTAWTEQETVALVEVWAADDVQHSLKTCVRNGHIFADISLKMAAVGYLRTAEQCHCRIKRLKKTYRRYCNSRRNGGRPAAFRYFDLLAPVLGDNSVYADVDSTAADATMQPMMDEDPDMYEQPSSNHLLADLSRKMPWSEQETRTLLEIWGEDTVQLTLKGCLKNRHVFEYISEKMSDRGFIRTTEQCYSRIKRLKYGFLHEKEDFKFFSEMDEIFRREPKVDSSVPDTSVTDELEDYTLAPGPTKVASGTQWASDNSKLPWSDGETEALLDIWGSEEIQENLKGCTKNKHIFIQISEVMASQGYMRTPEQCQTRIKRLRANFRHFLQGRKGEKQECKFFDQLVQIFGSKYVINSDPLADDTADGVET, encoded by the exons ATGGAAGTGAACCGCGGGGCTGACAGTGGAAGCAGTCGAG GTAATGTTCTCCCAGTCCACTATCTACGCCTCCTGGCCCCACCCTTGCAGCTtttatcagctgcagtgtgGCAAGTAGTGCAGCAGGGACTTGTGGATCACTATGGGATGCTGGAGGAGTTTGTTACCATGGTGACCGAGCTGGTCCCAGAGCTGATGAGCTACAGTCAGAGGGCTCAGCTCATCCTGGGACTCAGGGCCAGG CTTGTCCTGGAGATGTGTCGAGGTGAGCACCCAGTGGACATGCAGACCATTCAGCCACATCTGGACAGAATTAAAGCTCCAGTAAGCACTGCCAAGGACCACCAT GCAACCATCAACCAGGTGGAGGAATCTGAGGTGAACTTTGTGGAGTTGGTGCATTCATTACTGGAGGATCCTTCTGAGAGAAAATTCTTCTTCCAG GAAATCTTCCCTGTATATTTTGGCTCAAAATATGATGCAGCCCTTGAGATGCTGGTGTGGGAGTTCATATCAagactggaggagctgctgccagTTCCAGACTTCACACAG CTGGCAGCTTTGCTCAGAGACACACCGTCATTCCTAGACGACTGTTTGCAGTCCTTTTTCCCACCAGAGGACATGAAGGCTGTACTCGAGCACCACAGAAACCTTGGCCATTTTGAAGAGAAAG aTCCTAGATTATTACCTATGGATGActgcatcctctcctccctgtctctgccTCCTGGGACCAAACTTGTCATGAACAACGCCTCTTGCTCACCCTCTCTCAAAGATTCAGACTCTCCGGAGCACAAAGAAAATCTCGACGCTCCCTTCAGCGCGAGCAGCCTGGAGAGGGCAAGACAAAGACCGAAGGACACAAGAGACTCTGGCAGCTGGCAGCTGCAGGTTAGAGGCGGGAGCACTTCTCAGGAGAGGAAAGCGCAAAACACAATTAGTGCACGGCCATGTGATGAAACCATAGACCTCACAGCGTCTAATGAGACTGCAGACACAGACTCTGCAGCCGATGACGACAGCCAAAGCTTGAGGGGAGGGCGGGTGCtcaggaagaggaggctgagcGGAGGTGTGGACGTTCCCGCAAAGCAGCCTGCGGAGGCGACACCGTTTCT GGATTCGTCCATGGATGATGAGAATTCAGGTGAATCTCCTCTAATCTCGATATGGGGAGAATATACAG ACTCTCAGGAAGGTTCTTTCCCAGTTGTAACGGACACAAAAGTTCCCTGGTCAGACGAGGAGACACTCAATCTGCTCGACATCTGGGGGAAGGACTCGGTGCAGCGGGCTTTGAAGGGCTGCCTGAAAAACCGTCACATTTTCACTCAGATCGCACAGAAGATGGCAGAGAGAGGCTACATGAGAACAGTGGAACAGTGCCAGACCAGGATCAAACGACTGAAGAAATGCTTCCGACAGAATAACAA AGGGAACTCCAGACTGGAGTATAAATTTTACGAGCAGCTGGAGCGGGTGCTCGGCTCCTCGGCCCCCTCAGCTGTACCCGAGGTCACCTACGATGTGGAGGAGGTCATCGATGAAGATGAGTCCCAAGATGGCGACGAGGACTTGCAGTTTCTTGGCCACACGAGCCATTTGGAAATCG GAACTCGCAGTGTTCCGTGGACAGACTTGGAGACGCTGGCCCTCATCAACACGTGGGGTGAAGACAAGATGCAGCAGGACCTGAGAGGAATGCACAGAACCGGACACATTTTCTCCGTCATATCCAACAAGATGGCCGCCCAGGGCTTCTCTCGAACACCAGAGCAGTGCCAAACAAGGCTTAAAAGGTTGAAGTCGACCTTCAGGCAGTGCTACCAAAACAA CATGAAGGGACGGGAGCATGTCGAGTGTAAGTTTTACAACGAACTGGGAAGAATTCTGGTGAAGGATTTCACTTCAGTGCCGCAGGTGGATGAAATGCCAGCAGAGCCTGAAGACAACgactttccctccttctcccatCAGGATATCG AGTCTGCTGTGGGCATTcaggaagacaggaagaaagTCCCCTGGTCGGACAAAGAGACCATCATCCTTCTGGAGATCTGGGGCGACCCGCAG GTCCAGCAGAGCATGAGACGTTACCCGCACAACGGTCACATCTTCACCGAGATATCAGAGAAACTCTGCGCCAACGGCTACCCCCGCAGCGCTGAGCAGTGCCACACCAGGATCAAACGGCTGAAAGCAAACTACCGGCAGTGTCAGGAAAACATGAG CTCATGTGGGACCGACAGAGTCGACTTCAAATTTTATGATCTGCTGGAACAAATCCTGGACAAGCAGCCGTCAACATCCTCCACTGTGGTCACAGACTCCATTGAAATATCAGAAGACTCCAATGGTGAATCAGTGACTGAAACag ACGGGGAAATGAGCATGTCATCAGAAAAACCAGCACCGAGCTCGTGGTCAGATGAAGAAACCCTGGCGCTTATCGAGATCTGGGGCGACGAAGACGTTCAGAGGGCGCTGAGGGGTTTTGTCCACAACGGTCACGTTTACGCCGAAATTTCGGAGAGGATGCAAGACCTCGGCTACTCGAAAACCTCGGAGCAGTGCCGCTGGAAAGTGAAATCGCTGAGGAACAACTTTCGACAGTGCTACGACAAGAAGAA GTGTGGAAGAAGAGTAGATTACAGATTCTACAAGCAGCTGGAACAAATACTTGGACAGGAGGCAGTTTCTATTGATGAGTATGATGAAAGAGACGAACCAGCAGACCCTGATCCAG GTACCGACGGCGTGAACACCGCGTGGACGGAGCAGGAGACGGTCGCTCTGGTTGAGGTGTGGGCAGCGGACGACGTGCAGCACAGCCTGAAAACCTGCGTCCGCAACGGGCACATATTCGCCGACATTTCGCTGAAAATGGCCGCCGTGGGATACCTGCGGACGGCGGAGCAGTGCCACTGCCGCATCAAGAGGTTGAAGAAGACTTACAGGCGATACTGCAACAGCCGGAG AAATGGAGGACGGCCGGCAGCGTTTCGATACTTCGACCTGCTGGCTCCGGTGCTCGGTGATAACTCTGTGTATGCTGACGTGGACAGCACCGCTGCTGACGCCACCATGCAACCCATGATGGACGAGGATCCAGACATGT ACGAGCAACCTTCATCCAACCACCTCCTGGCCGACCTGAGCAGGAAGATGCCGTGGTCGGAGCAGGAGACTCGCACCCTGCTGGAGATCTGGGGTGAAGACACCGTCCAGCTCACCCTGAAGGGCTGCCTGAAGAATCGCCACGTGTTTGAGTACATCTCTGAGAAGATGAGTGACCGAGGATTCATAAGGACCACAGAGCAGTGCTACTCCCGCATCAAGCGCCTTAAATATGGCTTCCTCCACGAAAA ggaggattttaaattcttcAGCGAGATGGACGAAATCTTCAGGAGGGAGCCGAAAGTGGACAGCTCAGTCCCAGACACGTCAGTCACAGATGAGCTGGAGGACTACACGTTAGCGCCTGGTCCGACGAAAG TAGCCTCAGGTACCCAGTGGGCGTCTGACAACTCCAAGCTGCCCTGGAGCGACGGGGAGACCGAGGCCCTGCTGGACATATGGGGGAGCGAGGAGATCCAGGAGAACTTAAAGGGCTGCACCAAGAACAAACACATCTTCATCCAGATCTCTGAGGTCATGGCCAGCCAGGGCTACATGCGCACCCCCGAACAGTGTCAGACCAGGATAAAGAGACTGAGGGCCAATTTCCGACACTTCCTCCAAGGCAGAAA aggagagaaacaggaatGCAAGTTCTTTGACCAGTTGGTGCAGATATTTGGCAGCAAGTATGTAATAAACTCTGACCCCCTGGCTGACGATACAGCCGATGGCGTAG AGACCTGA